GAGGACCGGAGGATATGATGAAAGTCCACCTCTCCCCGGACAGGACCGAGGAGATCGCGGTGACGGCGGCGACCGTCGAGGCCGTCCTCCTCATGCTCGGCGTCAATCCTGTCGAGGTGATCGTCTCCCGGAACGGCGCCCTCGTACCCGAGGACACCGTGGTCGGCGGCGACGACGAACTCAGGGTGATCAGGTTTGTCCATGGCGGGTGAGACCGGCCGCTGCTCCTCTCCGGGCTGCACCGAACCCCCTATCATGGTGCTCCGCGGGACCGGGGAGCGCCTCTGCGCCCGCCACTTCACCGCCTCGGTCGAGGGCCGGGTGCGGCAGACCGTCGAAGAGCGGAAGATGGTGCAGGACGGCGACGTCGTCGTCGTCGGCCTCTCCGGCGGCAAAGACAGCACCGTCCTCCTCCACATCCTCAGCCGTATCCTCCGCGACCGACCCGTCAGGGTCGTCGCCGTCACCGTGGACGAGGGGATCGCGGGCTACCGGGAGGAGACGGTTCAGACAGCCCGCGCCATCACCGCCGCCTGCGGCGTCGAGCACGTCATCGTCTCCTTCGAGGACTATTGCGGCAGCACCCTGGACGAACTCGTGCGCGAACGCCCCGAGCACCCCTGCACCATCTGCGGCGTGCTGCGGCGGCGCCTCCTCCAGAATGCGGCCCGCGACCTCGGGGCGACGCGCCTTGCGACAGGCCACTGTCTCGACGACGAGGTGCAGTCGGCCCTGATGAACATCCTGAACGGCGACGTCAGGCGGATCGTGCGGACCGGCGTCCCCGACGCGGGCGCGTTCGTCCCGCGGGTCAAACCCCTCCGGGACATCCCGGAAAAAGAAGTGACATTGTACGGGATCGTGCAGGGGATCTACACACCCCTTCCCGAGTGCCCGTACGCCGGGGAGGCCCTGCGGTCAGACGTGCGCCACCTCCTCTCCACCCTCGAATACCGCCACCCCGGCACGATGGAGAGGACGATGGCGGGATACGACCGCCTGCGGGAGAGGGTCGGCGGGTGCGTGGAGGGAGGTGAGGTATCGTACTGCCCCGAGTGCGGCGAACCGAGCACCGGCGGCCTCTGCCGCGCCTGCGAACTCCTGGGGTCACTCGCGGACCGATGACCCGTCCATCCCGCACTGGCTGTCCCCTTCGCGCAGTTGCATGCAGATGCCGCAGATCCGTTTCCCCAGGTCCTCGACCTTTCCGTCCTTCAGGTCGACGGCGAGGGACCGGACCGACTCCTTCACCTCGTCCTCGAAGACGATCCGGTAGCCACGCTTTCCGGAGAGGTACTGCGAGACCGCGGACGGCGCCATGTCGAGGAGGCGGGCGGCCTCGAGTTGCGAGACGCCGGCCGCGATCAACTCCCCGGCAATCGCCGCCCGTATCGCCGGCAGCACGTCCCAAACGATTAACTGGCACGGTACTTTCATACTATCACAACGTATATACGCAGGAAGAGAGCACCTATCGTGCGTACTTCACAATTGTGAATTGGCGCCCTGCACGAAAATACTTTGCCATCCTCCTTCCCGGATGACGCCGCAGCAGGGCCAGGGGTCAATTGATATGAAGAAACTGGTGTACATGGACCACGCGGCGACCACGCCCGTGAAACCCGACGTCCTTGAGGCGATGCTCCCGTACTTCTCCGAAAAGTTCGGCAACCCCTCCTCGATCTACGCGCTCGCCCACGACTCGAAGGAGGCGGTGGAGCATGCACGAGCACAGGTTGCGGCGGCGATCGGCGCATCTCCCGACGAGATCTTCTTCACCGCCGGGGGATCGGAGTCCGACAACTGGGCGATCAAGGGGACCGCCTTTGCGAACCGGAAGAAGGGCGACCACATCATCACCACGGCGATCGAGCACCACGCCGTCCTCCACACCTGCGAGTACCTCGAAAAGCAGGGCTTCACCGTCACCTACCTCCCGGTGGACAACTACGGCATGGTCGACCCTGCGGACGTCGAAGCGGCGATCACCGACAGGACCATCCTCGTCACGGTGATGGCCGCGAACAACGAGATCGGCACCGTCCAGCCGATCCGGGAGATCGGCAGGATCGCCCGCGCCCACGGCGTCCTCTTCCACACCGACGCCGTGCAGGCGGTCGGCGCCGTCCCGATCGACGTGAAGGCCGACACTATCGACATGCTCTCCCTCTCCGGCCACAAGTTCTACGGCCCGAAGGGGATCGGCGCCCTGTACGTCAGGAAGGGCACGCGGCTCGACAGCCTCGTCCACGGCGGCGGGCAGGAACGCCGGCGGCGTGCCGGGACCGAGAACCTCCCCGGCATCGTCGGCCTGGGGAAGGCGATCGAGATGGCGACCGCGGACATTCCGGGCCACACCGCATATATCGCGGCGATGCGGGACAGACTCCTCAAGGGCATCCTGGCCGCCATCCCGGACACCATCCTGAACGGCCACCCGACGATGCGCCTCCCGAACAACCTCAATGTCAGTTTCCGCTACATCGAGGGCGAGTCCGTCCTCCTCATGCTCGACGCCCACGGCATCTGCGCATCGACAGGGAGCGCGTGCAGTTCGGCGTCCCTCGAACCCTCGCACGTCCTCCTTGCGATCGGTCTCCCGCACGAGACGGCTCACGGGTCGCTCCGCCTCACCCTGGGCGACCTGACCACCGACGAGGACGTCGACCATGTCCTGGAGGTGCTCCCGACGATCGTCGAGAGACTGCGGAGCATGTCGCCCCTGTATGCGGTGCGGAACGGAGGTATATGATGTACAACGAGACAGTGATGGACCATTTCATGAACCCGAGGAACGTTGGCGAGATGAAAGACCCCGACGGCGTCGGCGAGGTCGGCAACCCGACCTGCGGCGACATCATGAAGATCTTCCTGCGTATCCGGGACGACCGCATCGAGGACGTGACGTTCATGACCTTCGGCTGCGGCGCCGCGATCGCCTCGTCGAGCATGGCGACCGAACTGATCAAAGGAAAGACCCTGGACGAGGCGTGGGAGATCACGAACAAAGCGGTGGCTGCGGCCCTGGAGGGCCTCCCGCCGCAGAAACTCCACTGCTCCGTCCTCGCCGAGGAGGGCATCCACGCGGCGATCAACGACTACCGGAGGAAACATGGCCTCGAACCCCGCCCCGAGACCGGTCACGCCGCCCACGAGGAGGCCGGCGGCGATGCTGAGTGAGCACGAACGCGAACGCTACCGTCGGCAGACGATGCTCTTCGGCGAGGAAGGGCAGGAGAAACTCAAAAGAGCGACGGTCTTCGTCGCGGGTGCGGGCGGCCTCGGGTGTCCGGTCGCCCTGTACCTCGCCGCCGCGGGCATCGGGCATATCAGGATCGCCGACTGCGACACCGTGGAGACGACCAACCTGAACAGGCAGGTCCTCCACTGGGACAGAGATGTCGGGCGGGCGAAGGTCGCCTCGGCCGGGGAGAAACTCGCGGCCGTCAACCCGGAGATCGAGGTGGAGACGGCGCGGGTCGTCATCGACGCCTCCAACGTCGCCGACCTCGCCGGCGACGCCGACGTGATCGTGGACGCGATGGACAACTTCGAGACCCGCTACCTCCTCAACGAGGTCGCCCTGGCGAGGGGCATCCCCCTTGTCCACGGTGCGATCTCCGGGTTTTTCGGGCAGGCGACGACGATCATCCCGGAACAGACCCCGTGCCTCCGCTGCATCTTCCCGACGGCGCCGCCGAAGGAGACCTTCCCGGTGGTCGGCACGACTGCCGGCGTGATCGGGCTCGTGGAGGCGAACGAGGTGATAAAATACCTGACAGGTGCCGGCGACCTCCTTGCCGGCCGTCTCCTCCTCTGGGACGGGACGAACTCCACGATGGAGACGATCGCCATGGAAAGACAGCCGAAGTGCCCGGCCTGCGGCCACCTGCACGAGAAGGTGTGTCCATGATAGACCTGACGCGTGACGATTTCGACGTGAACGAGATGATCGCACGGGCGAGAAAACCGTCGATGGGTGCGCTGGTCACCTTCCTCGGCGTGGTGCGGGACGACGACATCGAGGGCATGGAACTGGAGGCCTACGAGGAGGTCGCCCGCGCCGAACTCGGGGCGATCCGGGACGAGGCCTTTGCGACGTTCCCCATAGAATCGGTGGACATCATCCACCGCACCGGCCGACTGAAGGTCGGGGAGAACATCCTCCTGATCATCGTCGGCGCCGGCCACAGGCACGAGGCGTTCGCCGCCTGCGAGTACGTCATCGACCGGATCAAGGAGAGCGT
This window of the Methanofollis ethanolicus genome carries:
- a CDS encoding molybdenum cofactor biosynthesis protein MoaE, yielding MIDLTRDDFDVNEMIARARKPSMGALVTFLGVVRDDDIEGMELEAYEEVARAELGAIRDEAFATFPIESVDIIHRTGRLKVGENILLIIVGAGHRHEAFAACEYVIDRIKESVPIWKKETVKGGDTRWVPGHQG
- a CDS encoding MoaD/ThiS family protein, encoding MMKVHLSPDRTEEIAVTAATVEAVLLMLGVNPVEVIVSRNGALVPEDTVVGGDDELRVIRFVHGG
- the nifS gene encoding cysteine desulfurase NifS, producing the protein MTPQQGQGSIDMKKLVYMDHAATTPVKPDVLEAMLPYFSEKFGNPSSIYALAHDSKEAVEHARAQVAAAIGASPDEIFFTAGGSESDNWAIKGTAFANRKKGDHIITTAIEHHAVLHTCEYLEKQGFTVTYLPVDNYGMVDPADVEAAITDRTILVTVMAANNEIGTVQPIREIGRIARAHGVLFHTDAVQAVGAVPIDVKADTIDMLSLSGHKFYGPKGIGALYVRKGTRLDSLVHGGGQERRRRAGTENLPGIVGLGKAIEMATADIPGHTAYIAAMRDRLLKGILAAIPDTILNGHPTMRLPNNLNVSFRYIEGESVLLMLDAHGICASTGSACSSASLEPSHVLLAIGLPHETAHGSLRLTLGDLTTDEDVDHVLEVLPTIVERLRSMSPLYAVRNGGI
- the nifU gene encoding Fe-S cluster assembly scaffold protein NifU, which produces MYNETVMDHFMNPRNVGEMKDPDGVGEVGNPTCGDIMKIFLRIRDDRIEDVTFMTFGCGAAIASSSMATELIKGKTLDEAWEITNKAVAAALEGLPPQKLHCSVLAEEGIHAAINDYRRKHGLEPRPETGHAAHEEAGGDAE
- a CDS encoding TIGR00269 family protein codes for the protein MAGETGRCSSPGCTEPPIMVLRGTGERLCARHFTASVEGRVRQTVEERKMVQDGDVVVVGLSGGKDSTVLLHILSRILRDRPVRVVAVTVDEGIAGYREETVQTARAITAACGVEHVIVSFEDYCGSTLDELVRERPEHPCTICGVLRRRLLQNAARDLGATRLATGHCLDDEVQSALMNILNGDVRRIVRTGVPDAGAFVPRVKPLRDIPEKEVTLYGIVQGIYTPLPECPYAGEALRSDVRHLLSTLEYRHPGTMERTMAGYDRLRERVGGCVEGGEVSYCPECGEPSTGGLCRACELLGSLADR
- a CDS encoding HesA/MoeB/ThiF family protein, with translation MLSEHERERYRRQTMLFGEEGQEKLKRATVFVAGAGGLGCPVALYLAAAGIGHIRIADCDTVETTNLNRQVLHWDRDVGRAKVASAGEKLAAVNPEIEVETARVVIDASNVADLAGDADVIVDAMDNFETRYLLNEVALARGIPLVHGAISGFFGQATTIIPEQTPCLRCIFPTAPPKETFPVVGTTAGVIGLVEANEVIKYLTGAGDLLAGRLLLWDGTNSTMETIAMERQPKCPACGHLHEKVCP
- a CDS encoding transcriptional regulator, which gives rise to MKVPCQLIVWDVLPAIRAAIAGELIAAGVSQLEAARLLDMAPSAVSQYLSGKRGYRIVFEDEVKESVRSLAVDLKDGKVEDLGKRICGICMQLREGDSQCGMDGSSVRE